A window of the Besnoitia besnoiti strain Bb-Ger1 chromosome VI, whole genome shotgun sequence genome harbors these coding sequences:
- a CDS encoding hypothetical protein (encoded by transcript BESB_066450) yields MGLPSQLLVSASTRHLTMSLLASPAAAGSPPSLAQDSQSCEPFLSPLRSSVGASVSRCAAKLGALPADADDWRHAARPSGELQGADENSLAGANLVSPQPSSLTRGRRKKSWLLSQLPNKTDTPSAESTAKKCKREGTRAEPSRVLSPSLPRQPAPLRRLSVSSSASVASFAAPSASFPLPVLRSPSAASQCSEDRAALCTPDRQLVRTAASSIPPASLPASLPFPLHCAFSQPLASIATPSAKGDDDEPLASFSQEDEGGLCLRSRSRAALARSIFSSRKRTPFYASPYLLPAHSLPRRSQADPSSTPGAARLNAWDFGSQDLQSGVPDRAEATDEEEPRSGEMPLSLLQGAVLSAATAREALGDRPAEEGADGAAGGGGHLPPSPSSCSCSLRSAHRRRSASCGAALPPSPSSWSCSSRSSQPCLLLPARGRKSAAALSAASSAEATHLPPSCASPPPSLPRRLAAVEPVAARGGLSRLPADGGWAEGPGGPCASLCLPPQASVSLHSAFLAPCEGEATRSSVVRDSRRSESRLSTCALCPSPVLSFSPSPQIGSKRGDSLQVGEPLSKGASSSFVARSVRRDDFSHGAPSPSFRFSFAAFFQRAARPAPLSAQGGQAARGEDSEAEARERGGAALPRPAFLPAADVRESAVEAEGAARGEATAAQDGPEKGPGDREDGNGRKKRRMSIGDLFYLASSAVRRLSKGRLAQPSATLVATEGVAAEGAALQEDRRAAAQQAEGGERATQEAEGSGEDRGEEREKGGKAEEGASQQCAEGAAESPRERAEGDESQVTGETPGEEKQNEEKNKSAEGEASRHSPPSGVETDSPVCVLTGDPGEGLEDCAADVCLPVPAANGMPSSSPLSSSPPPSSLDSASSPPSFTSEPSATPSSPLSGAAAPPSIAPLPFSAASPPSAVGSQPLATLPPPLCRSRRRRSSGAAALRFFNAHAGAMSSFRASLLNRQRTEDSGTSVGLREDERKASCKRLKTGAGENENGVRDRPQNGELDTEETGEQTDPAECETNVRREVNGGEREGGKKTEEERRRLELRRSQAGEEDDELLTAALCFFGPALTEEETKQMRQKAREEEERKRREEEERRRQEEQRLREEEERRRIEEEARRKQEELHRQEEERRRREQEQRKKAEAQKERLRKQKAEEAIAPTCGRVVQPAPLAPSAPFAFGAANLPLPSSRPTASSKAAASPALCFGAAPPASPAVPAPGVAGASSEASQQIAGRLPRLRIRRTLPNNPAEAGCEASPPPPAGSLPAFPPAASQHAAPPLFGGAQPLQAPVAASPGAPFSPPLLAAPSAASPPALALSPAPAPFAPPAPVAAPVSAENGLEAAGFGSANIFCAGGQAPGVPSAFAFKPGGGFRGRRGGGRRR; encoded by the coding sequence ATGGGTCTCCCTTCCCAactcctcgtctccgcgtctaCAAGGCACCTCACCATgagtctcctcgcgtcgcctgccgcggctgggAGCCCGCCCTCGCTTGCGCAGGACAGCCAATCCTGCGAACcatttctctctcccctccgcTCGTCGGTCGGCGCCTCCGTGTCTCGCTGTGCTGCGAAGCTCGGCGCGCTACccgccgacgcggacgactggcggcacgcggcgaggccctctGGGGAGCTTCaaggcgccgacgagaaCTCTTTGGCGGGTGCGAACTTGGtgtcgccgcagccttcttcgctgacgcgaggccgcagaaagAAGTCGTGGCTACTGAGCCAGCTGCCGAACAAGACCGATACGCCTTCCGCAGAATCTACGGCGAAGAAGTGCAAGCGAGAGGGCACCCGCGCAGAGCCGTCGCGGGTGCTCTCTCCGTCCCTCCCGAggcagcccgcgccgctgcggcgcctctctgtgtcgtcgtccgcgtcggttgcgtcgttcgccgctccttctgcgtcgttcCCCTTGCCCGTgcttcgctcgccctccgcggcttctcagTGCAGCGAGGatcgcgcggctctctgcacACCAGACCGGCAGCTGGTGAGGACGGCGGCCTCATCTAttccgcctgcgtcgctccccgcctcgctgcctttcCCGCTCCactgcgccttctcgcagccgctcgcctccatcGCCACGCCGTCGGCGAAGGGGGACGACGATGAGCCCCTCGCGTCGTTCTcgcaggaagacgaaggcggcctgtgcctccgctcgcggtcgcgcgctgcgctcgctcgcAGCATTTTTTCTTCTCGAAAGCGCACGCCCTTCTACGCCTCACCGTATCTCCTCCCCGCGCACTCGCTACCACGGAGATCGCAGGCTGACCCCAGCTCGACGcccggcgcagcgaggctgAACGCGTGGGACTTCGGCTCGCAGGACCTGCAGAGCGGAGTCCCAGACcgagcagaggcgacggatgaggaggagccgcggagcggagagatgccgctctcgcttcttcagGGTGCTGTGCTGTCCGCAGCGACCGCCCGGGAGGCCCTGGGCGATcggcctgcggaggagggaGCCGACGGGGcagccggggggggggggcacctgcccccctcgccttcgtcctgcTCTTGTTCTCTCAGGAGCGCCCACAGAAGGCGGtcagcgagctgcggcgcggcgctgcctccctctccgtcctcctgGTCATGCTCGTCTCGCTCCTCGCAGCCCTGTCtcctgctgccggcgcgcggacgcaagtcggctgcggctctttccgccgcgtcttctgcagagGCCACTCACCTTccgccctcctgcgcgtctcctccgccgtccctcccgcgccgcctcgcagccgtGGAGCCTGTGGCTGCCCGCGGcggtctctcgcgcctgcccGCGGACGGGGGCTGGGCTGAGGGGCCTGGAGGCccgtgcgcgtcgctctgccttcctccgcaggcCAGCGTATCGCTCCactccgccttcctcgctccctgcgaaggcgaggcgacccGTTCCTCCGTGGTGAGGGATTCGAGACGTAGCGAGTCGAGGCTGAGCACGTGCGCGCTCTGTCCTTCACCGGTCCTGTCGttctccccctccccgcaGATCGGCAGCAAGCGAGGTGACTCGCTGCAGGTCGGCGAGCCTCTCTCCAagggcgcctcctcctccttcgtcGCTCGCTCTGTGCGGCGCGACGACTTCTCTCACggcgctccttcgccctccttccgcttctcttTCGCCGCGTTtttccagcgcgccgcgagacctgcgccgctgtctgcgcagggcggccaggcagcgagaggcgaagacagcgaagcagaagcacgagagaggggcggcgccgcgcttccgcgcccgGCGTTCCTTCCCGCTGCGGATGTTAGAGAGAGTGCTGTAgaggccgaaggcgcggcgaggggcgaggcgaccgccgcaCAGGACGGGCCTGAGAAGGGGCCGGGAGACCGGGAGGACGGCAATGGCCGAAAAAAGCGGAGGATGTCCATCGGCGACCTCTTCTAtctcgcgtcctccgcagtTCGTCGTCTCTCGAAAGGCAGACTAGCGCAGCCGAGCGCGACGCTCGTGGCTACGGAGGGGGTGGcagcggagggagcggcgctgCAAGAAGATCGCcgggcggctgcgcagcaggcggaaggcggcgaacgAGCTACgcaagaggcggaggggagTGGGGAAgaccgcggagaagagagagagaaaggtgggaaggcggaagaaggcgcttcACAGCAatgcgcagaaggcgcagcggagtCCCCGCGCGAACGAGCGGAAGGAGATGAGAGCCAAGTCACAGGGGAGACCCCcggcgaagaaaagcagaacgaggagaaaaacaagtcagcggaaggagaggcgagTCGACATTCTCCTCCTTCCGGGGTCGAGACCGACTCTCCTGTCTGCGTTCTGACTGGCGACCCAGGAGAGGGACTCGAAGATTGCGCAGCGGACGTGTGCCTTCCTGTTCCCGCTGCAAACGGGAtgccctcgtcttctccgctgtcctcctctcctcccccttCATCTCTCgactctgcttcctctcctccttctttcACCTCTGAACCTTCCGCgacgccttcgtctcctctttctggcgcagctgcgccgccgtccatCGCTCCGTtgcccttctctgcggcttcgcctccctcggcggTCGGGAGTCAGCCCCTGGCTACcttgccgcctcctctgtgtcgcagcaggcgccggcgatccagcggcgcggcagcgctgcgcttcttcaacgcgcacgcgggcgccATGTCTTCCTTCCGCGCTTCGCTCTTGAACAGACAGCGAACTGAAGACAGCGGGACGTCTGTCGGTCTTCGAGAAGACGAGCGAAAGGCAAGCTGCAAGCGGCTGAAGACTGGCGcaggagaaaacgaaaacggCGTGCGAGATAGGCCGCAGAACGGAGAGCTcgacacagaggagacaggcgagcaGACAGACCCTGCGGAATGCGAAACGAATGTGCGACGAGAAGTCAAtggaggagaaagagagggagggaagaagaccgaagaagagagaagaagactgGAGTTGAGGCGCTCCCAagcaggagaggaagacgacgagctgctgaccgccgctctctgcttcttcggcCCCGCTCTCACTGAAGAGGAAACGAAGCAGATGcgacagaaggcgcgcgaggaagaagaaagaaagcgacgcgaggaagaggagcggaggcgacaagaagagcagcggctgcgagaagaagaggagaggcggcggatcgaggaggaagcgcggaggaagcaggagGAACTTCACagacaagaagaagagaggcgaaggcgcgaacAAGAacagcggaagaaggccgaggcgcagaaagagCGGCTGCGAAAACAGAAAGCCGAAGAAGCCATAGCCCCTACCTGTGGCCGCGTGGTCCAGCCCGCccctctcgcgccctctgcgcctttcGCGTTCGGCGCCGCGAATTTGCCTcttccttcctcgcgtcCCACGGCTTCCTCCAAAGCTGCTGCCTCCCCGGCTCTTTGCTTCGGAGCCGCTCCACCTGCATCTCCCGCGGTGCCCGCACCCGGCGTCGCAGGAGCGTCCTCCGAGGCCTCTCAGCAGATCGCGgggcgtctcccgcgcctgcgcattCGGCGCACGTTGCCGAATAATCCAGCCGAGGCTGGGTGCgaggcttcgcctccgcctcctgctggctcgctgcctgcctttccccccgcggcgtcgcagcatgcagcgccgcctctcttTGGCGGCGctcagccgctgcaggcccccgtcgcggcctccccc